A region of Candidatus Obscuribacter sp. DNA encodes the following proteins:
- a CDS encoding UMP kinase, whose translation MSDVRYKRIVLKLSGEALTGAQGFGIDPDIISGISDEISNAYKLGVQIAIVVGGGNIFRGVQGSSWGMDKAAADYVGMLATIMNCLILQEVLSNKGIPTRVQTAIAMPAVAEPFIRLRAIRHLEKGRVVIFGGGTGNPHVTTDTAAALRAAEIKADCVLMAKNHVDGVYDDDPRKNPDAKRVDFITFGEMLAKQLMVMDPSAVSLCKQNDIPIIVFDFAKPGSIERIVSGEKVGTLVGAEERVKK comes from the coding sequence ATGTCCGACGTGCGCTACAAAAGAATAGTCCTCAAGCTCTCGGGCGAGGCCCTGACCGGCGCCCAGGGTTTTGGCATCGATCCCGATATCATCAGCGGTATCTCAGACGAGATATCCAACGCATACAAACTCGGCGTACAAATCGCCATAGTAGTTGGCGGCGGTAACATCTTCCGCGGCGTCCAGGGCTCGTCCTGGGGCATGGATAAGGCAGCTGCTGACTATGTGGGCATGCTTGCCACCATCATGAACTGCCTTATTTTGCAGGAAGTACTATCCAATAAAGGTATTCCGACCCGTGTCCAGACAGCCATTGCCATGCCGGCAGTGGCTGAACCATTTATACGCCTTAGAGCAATCCGCCACCTCGAAAAGGGACGCGTGGTAATCTTTGGCGGTGGTACTGGCAACCCTCACGTCACCACTGATACTGCTGCCGCCCTGCGTGCTGCAGAAATAAAGGCTGACTGTGTTTTAATGGCTAAAAACCACGTGGACGGCGTCTATGACGATGACCCGCGTAAAAATCCAGACGCTAAGCGCGTCGACTTTATAACCTTTGGCGAAATGCTTGCTAAGCAGCTAATGGTCATGGACCCTTCCGCTGTTTCGCTCTGCAAACAAAACGATATCCCCATCATCGTTTTTGATTTTGCCAAACCAGGCTCAATTGAGCGTATCGTTTCCGGAGAAAAGGTAGGCACCCTGGTGGGTGCAGAAGAGAGGGTAAAAAAATGA
- the glmS gene encoding glutamine--fructose-6-phosphate transaminase (isomerizing), which translates to MCGIVGYLGPSHAAPVLLNELKCLEYRGYDSAGVAVIEDGRLCVLKAAGKLSNLEALLDSKKPKAQVGIGHTRWATHGIPNDQNAHPHMDATGTLAVVHNGIIENHEELKEELIGLGYKFESDTDTEVIVHLVSHEYAKDNELQQAILRAVRRLKGIFALGIVCQKQPDRIYAVNHHYSLSVGLGENENFLASDSMAVRQYTNRVIKLDQSELAEITAHGVRLFNFDGKEVKRSPIALDASPYVIDKCGYKHFLLKEIHEQPLVLRQTLSKYLRHPNHPIDLNVDHLSTAIGENAYGVHLTDEEIKGLTKVNVIACGTAYHASLVGKLIIEELVGIPCEVDIASEIRGRKFLVNESTLVIAVSQSGETADTLAALKEAKGKGAYTLGITNRADSHLAQITQNLIVTECGIEVSVAATKTYLAQLASFYLLAIYLAEKRGTITAERAKDLKIQLNTIPTVIEQILAREEQIRDISVKYAEAHDVVFIGRGLNYPTALEGALKLKELSYIHASGYAAGELKHGPIAVLDQNVPVITVLMPGAVYEKTLSNAQEARARKAKMIAVAVEGDEQAAKIFDSVLTVPAVEELLSPMTAIVPLQLMSYFISDYLGKDVDQPRNLAKSVTVE; encoded by the coding sequence ATGTGCGGAATTGTTGGTTATCTGGGACCCTCCCATGCAGCGCCAGTCTTGCTCAATGAGCTTAAGTGCCTTGAGTACAGAGGCTACGACTCTGCTGGTGTAGCGGTCATCGAGGACGGCCGTCTCTGTGTTTTAAAAGCAGCAGGCAAGCTCTCTAATCTAGAGGCTTTGCTCGACAGCAAAAAACCCAAAGCACAAGTCGGCATCGGTCACACTCGCTGGGCTACTCACGGTATCCCCAACGATCAAAATGCCCACCCGCACATGGACGCCACTGGCACACTGGCAGTGGTGCACAACGGCATCATCGAAAACCACGAAGAACTCAAGGAAGAGCTAATCGGACTGGGTTATAAGTTTGAGTCAGACACCGACACCGAAGTGATTGTGCATCTGGTCTCTCACGAATACGCCAAAGACAACGAGCTACAACAGGCAATACTTAGAGCTGTACGCAGACTCAAAGGTATCTTTGCTCTGGGTATCGTTTGCCAAAAGCAACCAGATCGCATTTATGCAGTTAACCATCACTACTCACTATCAGTAGGTCTTGGCGAAAACGAAAACTTCCTCGCCTCAGACTCAATGGCCGTGCGTCAGTACACCAACCGCGTCATCAAGCTAGATCAAAGCGAACTAGCCGAAATCACCGCCCACGGTGTCAGACTGTTTAACTTTGATGGCAAAGAAGTTAAGCGTAGCCCTATTGCTCTAGATGCCAGCCCCTATGTCATCGACAAGTGCGGCTACAAACACTTCTTACTTAAAGAAATCCACGAGCAGCCTCTGGTCTTGCGTCAGACACTCTCCAAGTATCTGCGTCACCCCAACCACCCTATCGATCTCAATGTCGATCACCTCTCCACCGCTATCGGTGAAAACGCTTATGGCGTGCACTTGACCGATGAAGAAATCAAAGGTCTGACAAAAGTAAACGTCATTGCCTGTGGTACTGCTTATCACGCATCGCTAGTGGGCAAACTGATCATCGAAGAACTCGTCGGCATCCCCTGCGAAGTAGACATCGCCAGCGAAATCCGTGGACGGAAGTTTCTCGTAAACGAATCCACCCTGGTAATTGCTGTCAGCCAATCTGGTGAAACAGCCGATACCCTCGCTGCCCTCAAAGAAGCCAAAGGCAAAGGTGCCTACACTCTCGGTATCACAAACCGGGCAGATAGCCACTTAGCTCAAATCACTCAAAACTTGATTGTCACCGAATGCGGTATCGAAGTATCGGTAGCCGCCACCAAGACATATCTCGCTCAATTGGCTAGCTTTTATCTGCTCGCTATTTACCTCGCCGAAAAGCGCGGCACAATAACTGCAGAAAGAGCTAAAGACCTCAAAATCCAACTCAATACAATCCCTACAGTGATAGAGCAAATACTCGCCCGCGAAGAACAAATCAGAGACATCTCGGTCAAATACGCCGAAGCTCACGACGTGGTCTTTATCGGTCGCGGACTAAACTATCCTACCGCTCTGGAAGGCGCTCTCAAGCTCAAAGAGCTGAGCTACATCCATGCCTCTGGTTACGCTGCCGGTGAGCTCAAGCACGGACCAATCGCTGTGCTCGACCAAAACGTGCCAGTAATCACAGTGCTTATGCCAGGAGCTGTCTACGAAAAGACTCTAAGCAACGCTCAGGAAGCCCGCGCCCGCAAAGCAAAAATGATTGCTGTAGCGGTAGAAGGCGACGAGCAAGCAGCTAAAATCTTTGACTCGGTATTGACCGTACCAGCTGTCGAAGAGCTGCTATCACCAATGACAGCGATTGTGCCATTGCAACTGATGTCTTACTTTATCTCAGACTATCTGGGCAAAGACGTAGACCAGCCACGCAATTTGGCTAAATCAGTGACTGTGGAATAA
- the frr gene encoding ribosome recycling factor: MSTTQEVMRTGEDHMKKAIERLHKELQTVRTGRANPQLLDRIEVDYYGTMSPLKGLANISTPDGRSLVIQPYDKGALKAIETAIHKSDLGVNPNSDGSVIRIVFPQMTEDRRKELIKTVNKIGEEFKVAVRNARRDADQSLKKLKGEISEDEIKRSEEALQKTTDKYVKEIDKILKDKDDELREV; the protein is encoded by the coding sequence ATGAGCACCACACAAGAAGTGATGCGCACTGGCGAAGACCACATGAAAAAGGCTATTGAGCGTTTGCACAAAGAGCTGCAAACTGTGCGCACTGGCCGCGCCAATCCACAACTTTTGGATCGCATCGAAGTAGATTACTACGGCACCATGTCACCACTTAAAGGTCTGGCAAACATCTCCACACCTGATGGTCGCAGCCTGGTCATCCAGCCTTACGACAAAGGCGCTCTCAAAGCGATTGAGACTGCCATCCACAAATCTGATCTTGGTGTAAACCCCAACTCAGATGGCAGCGTCATCCGCATAGTGTTTCCGCAGATGACTGAAGACCGCCGCAAAGAACTAATCAAGACAGTCAATAAAATCGGCGAAGAATTTAAAGTAGCTGTCCGTAACGCTCGCCGCGACGCTGATCAATCCTTGAAAAAGCTCAAAGGCGAAATCTCTGAAGACGAAATCAAACGCTCAGAAGAAGCTCTACAAAAAACAACAGACAAATACGTAAAAGAAATCGACAAAATTTTAAAAGACAAAGACGACGAACTCCGGGAAGTCTAA